The following are from one region of the Silene latifolia isolate original U9 population chromosome 9, ASM4854445v1, whole genome shotgun sequence genome:
- the LOC141601552 gene encoding protein FAR-RED IMPAIRED RESPONSE 1-like: MDLSKIQHFLTAMGQKEPQFMITDQCPGIKKAFPSVFKTARHRYCMWHITQKITDKVGSSLCRDTDFLARFNAVVWDPDMEPSEFEEKWQKVISDFELEDNDWLTTMFDDRHHWIPAYHRDLALGCILRTTQRSKSTNSFFKRYENHFGTLVPNHYGPEIAAIHEGAMIITNHSFPELKTELPIEKHGAIIYTHVVFKVFQEEVMAADSCGVDDFEKEEHVRIIHAYCVGVQGQRNWANTKQVHCRSLAK, translated from the exons ATGGACCTTTCAAAGATTCAGCATTTCTTGACTGCCATGGGACAAAAAGAGCCGCAGTTCATGATCACGGATCAATGCCCTGGCATAAAGAAG GCTTTCCCTTCTGTTTTCAAGACAGCTAGGCATcgttattgtatgtggcatattacaCAAAAGATCACGGACAAAGTTGGTTCATCACTCTGCAGAGACACGGACTTCCTTGCTCGCTTCAACGCTGTTGTTTGGGACCCTGATATGGAGCCGTCGGAGTTCGAAGAGAAGTGGCAGAAGGTCATTTCAGATTTCGAGCTGGAagataatgattggttgactacaaTGTTCGACGACAGACACCATTGGATTCCTGCCTACCATCGTGACCTTGCCTTGGGCTGCATATTAAGAACAACACAACGATCGAAAAGTACAAATTCGTTTTTCAAGCGCTATGAGAATCACTTTGGTACACTG GTTCCAAATCACTATGGACCAGAAATAGCCGCTATACACGaaggtgcgatgattataacaaaCCACTCATTCCCCGAGCTTAAGACAGAATTACCTATAGAAAAGCATGGCGCTATTATATACACACATGTTGTGTTCAAGGTGTTTCAAGAAGAAGTAATGGCTGCCGATTCATGTGGTGTTGATGACTTTGAGAAGGAGGAGCATGTGCGCATAATTCAT GCATATTGTGTGGGTGTACAAGGGCAAAGGAATTGGGCGAATACCAAGCAAGTACATTGTAGATCGTTGGCTAAATAA
- the LOC141601553 gene encoding protein FAR-RED IMPAIRED RESPONSE 1-like — MGDGSSTASTVTRRVKITRIGCRAYVRFALLHGLDGPAMIDEFYEVHNHRLTSVCNRDLDKISRSLDMFQKTLILDNSKLNIGAGLTFRQVKELVNGYENIGATLIDFKNFQRDIKCYIGLRDVDLFIDRLEKLKATQPPAFYFAYDVDPQNRLTKFFWADATCIRNYSFFGDLCELRPYLRNQQV; from the coding sequence ATGGGTGATGGTTCGTCCACAGCTAGTACAGTTACACGGCGAGTTAAAATCACAAGAATTGGATGCCGAGCGTACGTCAGATTTGCCCTTCTACATGGCCTTGATGGCCCAGCTATGATTGACGAGTTTTATGAAGTCCACAATCATCGTCTCACCTCTGTCTGTAACAGAGATCTCGATAAGATTTCACGATCCCTTGATATGTTCCAGAAGACGCTTATCTTGGACAACTCCAAGTTGAATATTGGCGCTGGATTGACCTTTAGACAGGTTAAGGAACTTGTCAATGGGTATGAAAATATCGGTGCTAcattgatagattttaagaactttcaaagAGATATCAAGTGCTACATTGGGTTAAGAGATGTTGACCTTTTCATCGATCGACTCGAGAAACTCAAAGCGACCCAACCCCCCGCCTTCTACTTCGCCTATGATGTTGATCCGCAAAACCGTCTAACAAAGTTCTTTTGGGCTGATGCTACATGTATTAGAAACTACTCATTCTTTGGGGATCTTTGTGAGCTTCGACCCTACTTACGGAACcaacaagtatga